The following proteins come from a genomic window of Notamacropus eugenii isolate mMacEug1 chromosome X, mMacEug1.pri_v2, whole genome shotgun sequence:
- the AKAP14 gene encoding A-kinase anchor protein 14 isoform X2 → MDTDTLSTNEVEKSVEIAEDAIFAAVRTLEEVENPIKNIEWITCKDFTVDLGRQQIEEYIATWEFDESWLHLSEYLEKEELEFCFRYHYRVRWSIPTSRKPIPRATACIYFLIEISKIKPKTLPVEVFYVLESNRYVHSIQSNPSFLNH, encoded by the exons ATGGATACAGACACCTTATCCACAAATGAAGTGGAAAAATCTGTTGAGATAGCGGAAGATGCCATTTTTGCTGCAGTTAGGACATTGGAAG AAGTGGAGAATCCAATCAAAAACATAGAATGGATAACATGTAAGGACTTCACAGTGGATCTAGGTCGACAACAGATTGAAGAATATATTGCA ACATGGGAATTCGATGAGAGCTGGCTACACTTGTCTGAATACCTGGAGAAGGAGGAACTGGAATTCTGCTTTCGCTACCATTACCGGGTGCGCTGGAGCATCCCCACGTCCCGGAAGCCCATTCCCCGAGCCACTGCCTGCATCTACTTTCTCATTGAGATCTCCAAGATCAAGCCCAAA ACTTTACCAGTCGAAGTATTTTATGTCCTGGAGTCCAACAGATATGTTCACAG
- the AKAP14 gene encoding A-kinase anchor protein 14 isoform X1, whose amino-acid sequence MDTDTLSTNEVEKSVEIAEDAIFAAVRTLEEVENPIKNIEWITCKDFTVDLGRQQIEEYIATWEFDESWLHLSEYLEKEELEFCFRYHYRVRWSIPTSRKPIPRATACIYFLIEISKIKPKTLPVEVFYVLESNRYVHRPGKSRFREKWLKDIIESKIILTNSLNF is encoded by the exons ATGGATACAGACACCTTATCCACAAATGAAGTGGAAAAATCTGTTGAGATAGCGGAAGATGCCATTTTTGCTGCAGTTAGGACATTGGAAG AAGTGGAGAATCCAATCAAAAACATAGAATGGATAACATGTAAGGACTTCACAGTGGATCTAGGTCGACAACAGATTGAAGAATATATTGCA ACATGGGAATTCGATGAGAGCTGGCTACACTTGTCTGAATACCTGGAGAAGGAGGAACTGGAATTCTGCTTTCGCTACCATTACCGGGTGCGCTGGAGCATCCCCACGTCCCGGAAGCCCATTCCCCGAGCCACTGCCTGCATCTACTTTCTCATTGAGATCTCCAAGATCAAGCCCAAA ACTTTACCAGTCGAAGTATTTTATGTCCTGGAGTCCAACAGATATGTTCACAG ACCAGGAAAATCTCGCTTCCGAGAAAAGTGGCTGAAGGACATCATTGAAAGCAAGATCATCCTAACGAACAGTCTTAACTTCTAA